A region from the Leptolyngbya iicbica LK genome encodes:
- a CDS encoding tetratricopeptide repeat protein: MGIWQHRWLHLVGIIGLTAGGVSLHPNLPSVLAQNTSQVSQAPNAALSEEALNRGLALIQQGAIEPATAAFREAIELDPNSAAAYYNLGLIQRQTGQLQEAATSFWQALEADPYFAMAYSNLGAALWEGGNLDQAQEYLERAIQIEPDLGNAYYNLGLVQLDQENYGAAIASLQRAEASTPNAPEPPFHQGRIYLRQQNYDAAIAAFNRAVAIFPEYVEAYYNLGVAQYGQGNYNASLDAFRKATEYNPGYANAYYSAGLSFIRLGNYAEARGVLEHAKSLYITQNNPQWATNTQAQLDRIAGQ, encoded by the coding sequence ATGGGCATCTGGCAGCATCGCTGGCTACATCTTGTGGGCATCATTGGTCTTACCGCTGGCGGGGTAAGCCTTCACCCCAATCTGCCCTCCGTCTTGGCCCAGAACACGTCGCAAGTCTCCCAAGCACCTAATGCCGCCCTCTCTGAAGAAGCATTGAATCGAGGACTGGCCCTGATTCAGCAAGGCGCGATTGAGCCCGCGACAGCCGCCTTTCGCGAAGCCATTGAGCTCGACCCCAACTCAGCGGCTGCATACTATAACTTAGGTCTGATACAGCGCCAAACCGGGCAACTGCAAGAAGCCGCAACATCCTTTTGGCAAGCGCTGGAAGCCGACCCCTACTTTGCCATGGCCTACTCGAACCTGGGGGCAGCCCTTTGGGAAGGGGGGAATCTTGATCAAGCGCAAGAATATCTCGAACGCGCCATCCAGATTGAGCCTGACTTGGGCAATGCGTATTACAACTTGGGACTGGTGCAACTAGATCAGGAAAACTATGGGGCGGCGATCGCTTCCCTACAGCGGGCCGAAGCCTCAACCCCAAATGCGCCAGAGCCTCCTTTTCACCAAGGCCGCATCTATTTAAGACAGCAGAACTATGACGCCGCGATCGCTGCTTTCAATCGAGCGGTCGCCATTTTTCCCGAATATGTCGAAGCCTATTACAACCTGGGGGTGGCCCAATATGGTCAGGGCAATTACAACGCCTCGCTAGATGCTTTTCGTAAAGCGACGGAATACAATCCGGGCTATGCCAACGCTTACTATAGTGCCGGCTTATCTTTTATTCGCTTGGGCAATTACGCCGAAGCTCGCGGGGTCTTGGAACATGCCAAGAGTCTCTACATTACCCAAAATAATCCGCAATGGGCGACGAATACCCAGGCGCAGCTGGACCGCATTGCCGGGCAATAA
- the pyk gene encoding pyruvate kinase: MKPLLHRTKIVATIGPASSSRDMILAMVKAGMNVARLNFSHGSYEDHTRMIQLLRSVSKELDTPITLLQDLQGPKIRVGQIPGGVIELIEGETLLLVPVGQENGQPNCIGIDYPYLADDAKPGMQVLLDDGMLELQIEAVEAPKVTCRIMQGGPLKSRKGVNLPELSLRLPSMTEKDKEDLRFGVSQGVDWVSLSFVRRGEDILALKALLNEAGAPETPVIAKIEKPQAIANLDEILSVTDGVMVARGDLGVEMKAEKVPLLQKRIIKACNFHSIPVITATQMLESMIEHARPTRAEASDVANAIIDGTDAVMLSGESAVGKFPLRAVQMLARIAIDVEPEISFVNDPPDYNDVTHALSEALNVIDRVLDLQCIVTYTESGYSAMIAAGERPRVPVVAFTPDRDVYHRLNLVWGVKPVLVSEPATTFEEMITLAETYLTQKEMASPGDQVLVMGGIPSNQPQGTNFLKLQTIGQG; the protein is encoded by the coding sequence ATGAAACCATTACTCCACCGCACCAAAATTGTGGCTACGATTGGCCCGGCGAGCAGTTCGCGAGACATGATCCTAGCGATGGTCAAAGCGGGGATGAACGTCGCCCGACTAAACTTTTCCCACGGTAGTTATGAAGACCACACCCGCATGATTCAGCTTTTGCGGAGTGTTTCCAAAGAATTAGACACCCCAATCACTCTGTTGCAAGACTTACAAGGCCCCAAAATTCGGGTGGGGCAAATTCCTGGTGGGGTAATAGAGCTGATTGAAGGAGAAACGCTACTGTTAGTCCCTGTGGGCCAGGAGAATGGACAGCCCAACTGCATTGGTATTGATTATCCCTACTTAGCAGATGACGCCAAGCCTGGTATGCAGGTGTTACTCGATGACGGCATGCTGGAACTTCAAATTGAAGCCGTCGAAGCGCCTAAAGTCACCTGCCGGATTATGCAGGGAGGACCGCTCAAAAGTCGTAAAGGCGTGAACCTGCCGGAACTCAGTCTACGGCTACCATCAATGACCGAGAAAGATAAAGAGGATTTGCGCTTTGGGGTGTCGCAGGGGGTGGATTGGGTATCGCTCAGCTTTGTCCGCCGGGGTGAGGACATTCTCGCGCTGAAGGCATTGCTGAATGAGGCGGGCGCGCCCGAAACCCCCGTGATTGCCAAAATTGAAAAGCCGCAGGCGATCGCGAATCTCGATGAAATTCTCTCAGTGACAGATGGGGTGATGGTAGCCAGAGGGGATTTAGGGGTTGAGATGAAAGCTGAAAAAGTGCCTTTATTGCAAAAGCGCATCATCAAAGCCTGCAATTTTCATAGCATCCCAGTGATTACCGCAACTCAAATGCTAGAAAGCATGATTGAGCATGCCCGACCCACCCGCGCAGAGGCCAGTGATGTCGCCAATGCGATTATTGATGGCACCGATGCGGTCATGCTGTCAGGGGAGTCAGCGGTGGGCAAATTTCCCCTGCGGGCGGTGCAAATGTTAGCGCGCATCGCCATCGATGTAGAGCCCGAAATTTCGTTCGTCAACGACCCGCCGGACTATAACGATGTCACCCACGCTCTGAGCGAAGCCCTTAACGTCATCGATCGCGTGTTGGACTTGCAATGCATTGTCACTTACACCGAGTCGGGCTATTCGGCCATGATTGCGGCGGGCGAGCGGCCGCGGGTACCGGTGGTGGCTTTTACCCCTGATCGCGATGTGTACCACCGCCTCAACCTCGTTTGGGGGGTCAAGCCAGTATTGGTGAGCGAACCCGCCACGACATTTGAAGAAATGATCACGTTGGCCGAGACTTACCTGACCCAAAAAGAGATGGCGAGTCCGGGCGATCAGGTCTTAGTGATGGGCGGTATCCCGTCTAACCAACCCCAGGGGACAAATTTTCTGAAACTTCAAACTATTGGACAGGGCTGA
- a CDS encoding NAD(P)/FAD-dependent oxidoreductase, with the protein MVDTAPVKSETSAPATPGQPHRVVIVGGGFGGLYAAQSLGRAPVEVTLIDRRNFHLFQPLLYQVATGGLSPGDIASPLRSVLSSQKNTQVLLGEVRGIDPDEQMLKLKDGETVPYDSLILATGSAHHYFGNDHWEAIAPSIKTIEDALEVRRRIFLAFEKAELEPDPEIRKALQTFVVVGAGPTGVEMAGAIADLAYETLKDDFRNVDTHDTRIILVEGMDRVLPPFDPSLSKRAAKDLEKLGVEIRTGTFVTGLEGEKVTIKTGDHVETISSHSVFWAAGVRASSLGKVLSEKTGAPCDRAGRIMVEADFSVPNHPNIFVIGDLAHYAHQGDKPLPGVAPVAMQGGKYVARTICDRLKNKTTPPFVYSDSGSLAIIGRNSAVVDLNWTKLTGYPAWVIWALVHVMFLIEFDNKVLVMTQWMWNFFTRNQGARLITGRDQIKSDQAFMKQ; encoded by the coding sequence ATGGTTGATACTGCGCCAGTAAAATCAGAGACGTCAGCCCCAGCGACTCCGGGACAACCCCATCGGGTCGTAATTGTTGGGGGCGGTTTTGGCGGACTGTATGCCGCTCAGTCGTTGGGGCGAGCACCCGTCGAGGTGACGCTGATTGATCGCCGCAACTTCCATCTGTTTCAACCCTTGCTTTATCAGGTGGCCACCGGGGGGCTATCTCCAGGCGATATTGCCTCGCCGCTGCGCTCGGTCTTGAGCAGTCAAAAAAATACCCAGGTGTTGTTGGGCGAGGTGCGCGGCATTGACCCGGATGAGCAGATGCTAAAGCTCAAAGATGGTGAGACGGTGCCCTATGACAGCTTGATTTTGGCAACAGGAAGCGCTCATCATTACTTTGGGAACGACCACTGGGAAGCGATCGCCCCCAGCATCAAAACGATTGAAGATGCGTTGGAAGTGCGACGGCGGATTTTCCTGGCCTTTGAAAAAGCGGAACTCGAACCCGATCCCGAAATTCGTAAAGCCCTGCAAACTTTTGTGGTGGTAGGGGCTGGCCCGACTGGTGTCGAAATGGCCGGGGCGATCGCTGACCTGGCCTATGAAACCCTCAAAGATGATTTCCGCAATGTCGATACCCACGACACCCGCATCATTCTGGTCGAGGGTATGGATCGGGTCTTGCCCCCGTTCGACCCCTCGCTCTCTAAGCGGGCCGCTAAAGATTTAGAAAAACTCGGCGTTGAGATTCGAACTGGCACCTTCGTCACTGGGCTAGAAGGCGAAAAAGTCACCATCAAAACCGGCGACCATGTGGAAACGATTAGTTCTCACAGCGTTTTTTGGGCCGCAGGTGTACGGGCTTCATCCTTGGGCAAAGTGCTGTCAGAAAAAACCGGGGCTCCTTGCGATCGCGCTGGACGCATCATGGTTGAAGCCGACTTTAGCGTGCCGAACCATCCCAACATTTTCGTCATTGGCGACTTAGCTCACTACGCCCACCAAGGCGACAAACCCTTGCCTGGGGTGGCACCTGTGGCCATGCAGGGGGGCAAATATGTGGCACGGACGATTTGCGATCGCCTAAAAAACAAAACCACCCCACCCTTCGTCTACAGTGACAGCGGTAGCCTGGCAATTATTGGCCGCAACTCTGCTGTGGTGGATCTGAACTGGACAAAGCTCACCGGCTATCCGGCTTGGGTGATTTGGGCGCTGGTGCATGTCATGTTCCTGATCGAGTTCGACAACAAGGTGCTCGTCATGACGCAATGGATGTGGAACTTCTTTACTCGCAACCAAGGGGCCCGACTGATTACCGGACGTGACCAAATCAAGAGCGACCAAGCTTTTATGAAACAGTAG
- a CDS encoding ABC transporter ATP-binding protein, with protein MQPLIQLRHVSKVYGIGNTEVRALWDVDLSVEAGEYCSIMGPSGSGKSTAMNLIGCLDRPTSGEYYLDGENVAGLDDDALAHIRNRKIGFVFQQFHLLPQLSALENVMLPMVYAGVTTRERRDRAAAALERVKLGDRIYNKPTQLSGGQQQRVAIARAIVNEPLLVLADEPTGALDSHTTQDVLGIFSELNATGITVVMVTHEPEVARQTRRIVWFRDGEVVDADLTPDDIGSLTATA; from the coding sequence ATGCAACCACTGATTCAACTGCGCCACGTCAGCAAAGTCTACGGGATCGGCAATACTGAAGTCCGCGCCCTGTGGGACGTTGATTTGTCTGTCGAGGCGGGCGAGTATTGTTCCATCATGGGGCCGTCGGGTTCCGGCAAATCGACTGCGATGAATCTGATCGGTTGTCTTGATCGCCCCACTTCTGGCGAGTATTATCTCGATGGAGAGAATGTTGCAGGGCTTGATGATGATGCCCTCGCCCATATCCGCAATCGCAAAATTGGGTTTGTTTTTCAACAGTTTCACCTGCTACCGCAGTTGTCAGCGCTAGAGAACGTCATGCTACCGATGGTCTACGCTGGCGTGACGACCCGTGAACGGCGAGATCGCGCCGCCGCCGCTTTGGAACGGGTTAAGCTGGGCGATCGCATTTACAACAAGCCGACGCAACTCTCCGGGGGACAACAACAACGGGTCGCGATCGCTCGGGCGATCGTCAACGAGCCGCTGCTGGTGCTGGCCGACGAACCCACCGGGGCGCTTGACTCCCACACGACCCAGGATGTGTTGGGGATTTTTTCCGAACTGAACGCCACGGGCATCACCGTCGTAATGGTGACTCATGAGCCCGAGGTCGCCCGCCAAACGCGCCGCATCGTTTGGTTTCGTGACGGTGAAGTCGTTGATGCCGACTTAACCCCGGACGACATTGGCTCACTAACAGCAACGGCTTAG